A stretch of Cryptosporangium aurantiacum DNA encodes these proteins:
- a CDS encoding DUF2382 domain-containing protein: MLTQQQIPALVDATAYDSTGDKIGAIKQVYLDDRTEEPQFATVHTGLLGMKETFVPLAGAELRGDRVVVPVDKAQVKDAPSIDPDRDDGGLTPGQAAELYRHYRLPAQSGGTHDDYATDDDATPGRGTDAGRHSDRDDDAMTRSEERVNVGTETHEAGRARLRKYVVTEQVQQTVPVTREEVRIEREPITEANRGPAFSGPDISEAEHEVTLHAEKPVVEKEAVPVERVRLGTETVTEQKTVDSTVRKEKIDTDGIDERR, translated from the coding sequence ATGCTGACTCAGCAGCAGATTCCCGCTCTTGTCGATGCGACTGCCTACGATTCCACGGGCGACAAGATTGGCGCGATCAAGCAGGTTTACCTCGACGACAGAACCGAGGAGCCCCAATTCGCGACCGTCCACACCGGCCTGCTCGGAATGAAGGAGACCTTCGTTCCGCTCGCCGGCGCCGAACTGCGGGGTGACCGCGTCGTCGTCCCGGTCGACAAGGCTCAGGTCAAGGACGCACCTAGCATCGACCCCGACCGCGACGACGGTGGTCTTACACCTGGGCAGGCCGCGGAGCTCTACCGGCACTACCGGCTGCCCGCCCAATCCGGCGGTACCCACGACGATTATGCGACCGACGACGACGCGACCCCTGGCCGCGGCACGGACGCAGGCCGCCACAGTGACCGCGACGACGACGCGATGACCCGCTCCGAGGAGCGCGTCAACGTCGGAACCGAGACCCACGAGGCCGGACGCGCCCGCCTGCGCAAGTACGTCGTCACCGAGCAGGTCCAGCAGACCGTTCCCGTCACGCGCGAAGAGGTCCGCATCGAGCGCGAGCCGATCACCGAGGCCAACCGCGGCCCGGCGTTCTCCGGCCCCGACATCAGCGAAGCCGAACACGAGGTCACGCTGCACGCCGAGAAGCCGGTCGTCGAGAAGGAAGCCGTCCCGGTCGAGCGGGTCCGTCTGGGCACCGAGACCGTCACCGAGCAGAAGACGGTCGACAGCACCGTCCGCAAGGAGAAGATCGACACCGACGGAATCGACGAGCGCCGCTGA
- a CDS encoding DUF4097 family beta strand repeat-containing protein, with the protein MRGSSLVRSRATAVIAAVAALTTLTACDSGTRTATESYEATETVTTLEVDSGGGDIEVAPAADGTLRITETMRYTGDKPSPRHAVDGGTLTLESGCDDVSGNCGVNYRIEVPAAVAAQLSSGGGDVTLTAPIVALAARTDGGRLAADGVEASAVRATTDGGAIRLRCTTVPGRVDLDSGGGAVTVQLPSGAYAVDASTDGGKASVRVVESSSSHHRVTVRSRGGNVTVEPA; encoded by the coding sequence GTGAGGGGTAGCAGTCTCGTTCGCTCCCGGGCCACCGCGGTGATCGCGGCCGTCGCCGCCCTCACCACGCTGACGGCGTGCGACTCCGGCACCCGGACCGCGACGGAGTCGTACGAGGCCACCGAAACCGTGACGACGCTGGAGGTCGACAGCGGCGGCGGCGACATCGAGGTCGCTCCGGCCGCGGACGGCACGCTCCGGATCACCGAGACGATGCGGTACACCGGAGACAAGCCCAGCCCACGGCATGCGGTCGACGGTGGCACGCTGACGCTCGAATCAGGCTGCGACGACGTGTCCGGCAACTGCGGCGTGAACTACCGGATCGAGGTGCCGGCAGCGGTCGCGGCACAGCTGAGCAGCGGCGGCGGCGACGTGACGCTGACCGCGCCGATCGTGGCGCTGGCCGCGCGGACCGACGGCGGCCGGCTCGCCGCGGACGGGGTCGAAGCGTCGGCCGTCCGCGCGACGACGGACGGTGGGGCGATCCGGCTGCGCTGCACGACGGTCCCGGGCAGGGTCGACCTGGACAGTGGCGGCGGTGCCGTGACGGTGCAACTCCCCTCCGGTGCGTACGCGGTGGACGCCTCGACGGACGGCGGAAAGGCGTCGGTGCGGGTGGTGGAGAGCAGTTCGTCGCACCACCGGGTCACGGTGCGCTCGCGCGGTGGGAACGTGACCGTCGAACCGGCCTGA
- a CDS encoding alpha/beta hydrolase family protein, producing MTPQHLIRRFVAGLAVAAALLVAAVTLAAPARADENPVDLTATSVTVTASDGTRLGATIYAPRRATGPLPGLVLVHGSGNSKQDSVRAEALAFARTGIAVLTYDKRQLDAPDYSLLADDALRALATLRTQEGVDPAQVGMWGISEGGWVVPLAAEQTDDVAFVILASASGLSPIRTQTWNMRNKLANADVSGSLARTLSDRTYRVADDAGMFAESGHDPVPALAALTRPVLAVYGTTDTQVPAAESAAILRETVRAPLTLRFLPDAGHTLRVLDDTGDTTETLVAGYADAVGTWVRAVTGATPPTGESGPTPVQERTSVPLSDTQWWESWNAQLTALGLLLFAFLSYPIVAAVRRIRRAGVPVGRAARVLAVTGPLTVIGFVVYFVTVLDGADWRGIYPGPTFAGRPVLWLGLQLGALVTVVAAAITAYTWRTAGKDRVRLGVLLAGGGLFVPWALYWGLLLP from the coding sequence GTGACCCCACAGCACCTCATCCGGCGGTTCGTCGCCGGGCTCGCCGTCGCCGCCGCCCTCCTCGTGGCCGCCGTGACCCTCGCCGCTCCGGCCCGAGCGGACGAGAACCCCGTCGACCTGACCGCGACATCGGTGACCGTGACCGCCTCGGACGGCACGCGCCTCGGCGCGACGATCTACGCCCCCCGTCGGGCAACCGGTCCGCTCCCCGGCCTGGTATTGGTGCACGGGTCCGGCAACAGCAAGCAGGACTCGGTTCGGGCCGAGGCCCTCGCTTTCGCTCGGACGGGCATCGCGGTGCTGACCTACGACAAGCGTCAGCTGGACGCCCCGGACTACTCGTTGCTCGCTGACGACGCCCTACGCGCACTGGCGACCCTGCGTACCCAGGAGGGTGTCGACCCGGCGCAGGTCGGCATGTGGGGAATCAGCGAGGGCGGTTGGGTGGTGCCGCTGGCCGCCGAGCAGACGGACGACGTCGCCTTCGTGATTCTCGCGTCGGCGTCGGGCCTCTCGCCGATCCGCACTCAGACCTGGAACATGCGCAACAAGCTGGCGAACGCCGACGTCAGCGGCTCGCTGGCCCGCACGCTCTCGGACCGGACCTACCGGGTGGCCGACGACGCCGGCATGTTCGCCGAGTCCGGCCACGACCCGGTGCCCGCCCTCGCTGCGCTGACCCGGCCGGTGCTGGCCGTGTACGGCACGACGGACACGCAGGTGCCCGCCGCGGAGAGTGCAGCGATTCTCCGCGAGACCGTGCGGGCTCCGCTGACGCTGCGTTTTCTTCCCGACGCCGGTCATACGCTGCGCGTCCTCGACGACACCGGCGACACCACCGAAACCCTGGTCGCGGGGTACGCCGACGCGGTCGGTACCTGGGTGCGGGCAGTCACCGGCGCCACTCCGCCCACTGGAGAGTCCGGTCCGACGCCGGTCCAGGAGCGCACCAGCGTCCCACTGTCCGACACCCAGTGGTGGGAATCGTGGAACGCGCAGCTCACCGCGCTGGGCCTGTTGCTGTTCGCCTTCCTGTCCTACCCGATCGTCGCCGCCGTCCGCCGGATCCGGCGCGCAGGTGTTCCGGTCGGCCGTGCGGCTCGCGTCCTCGCGGTGACCGGGCCGCTGACCGTCATCGGCTTCGTCGTCTACTTCGTGACCGTGCTGGACGGCGCCGACTGGCGGGGGATCTACCCCGGGCCGACGTTCGCCGGGCGTCCCGTCCTGTGGCTCGGACTGCAGCTCGGGGCGCTGGTCACGGTGGTTGCTGCCGCGATCACCGCCTACACCTGGCGCACGGCCGGAAAGGACCGGGTGCGGCTCGGCGTCCTGCTCGCCGGCGGCGGCCTGTTCGTTCCATGGGCCCTGTACTGGGGGCTTCTCCTGCCATGA
- a CDS encoding response regulator, with protein MTLRLVVADDQDLVRGAFVTILAAESDIDVVAEAADGAEAVEAVRAHQPDVLLLDVRMPGMDGIEATRIVTAESPTRVLMLTTFDQDDYVYGALRAGASGFLLKDVRRKELIDAVRIVAAGESLLAPAVTTRLIDTMVRGRTAAAPIGLDRLTARERETLWLLGRGLSNPEIAAELVVSDHTVKTHVSSVLAKLGLRDRAQAVVAAYESGLIVAGGQPTRGALGARPPSRE; from the coding sequence GTGACGCTTCGGTTGGTGGTGGCCGACGACCAGGACCTGGTCCGCGGTGCGTTCGTGACGATTCTCGCCGCGGAGTCCGACATCGACGTGGTGGCCGAGGCCGCCGACGGGGCGGAAGCGGTCGAGGCGGTCCGCGCGCACCAGCCGGACGTGCTGCTGCTCGACGTCCGGATGCCCGGCATGGACGGCATCGAGGCCACCCGCATCGTCACCGCGGAGTCACCGACCCGTGTTCTCATGCTGACCACGTTCGATCAGGACGACTACGTGTACGGGGCGCTGCGCGCCGGAGCGAGCGGGTTCCTGCTCAAGGACGTCCGCCGCAAGGAACTGATCGATGCGGTCCGGATCGTCGCCGCCGGTGAGTCGCTCCTCGCCCCGGCCGTGACGACGCGGCTGATCGACACGATGGTCCGGGGGCGGACCGCCGCGGCGCCGATCGGCCTCGACCGGTTGACCGCCCGGGAGCGTGAGACGTTGTGGCTGCTCGGTCGGGGATTGTCCAATCCGGAGATCGCCGCCGAACTCGTGGTCAGCGACCACACCGTCAAGACTCACGTCAGCAGCGTTCTGGCCAAACTGGGTCTGCGGGACCGGGCGCAGGCGGTGGTGGCGGCCTACGAATCGGGGCTCATCGTCGCGGGCGGGCAGCCGACGCGGGGGGCCCTCGGGGCGCGGCCTCCCTCGCGAGAGTGA
- a CDS encoding sensor histidine kinase yields the protein MWRGADRLRVAAGRWLRRTPVPVADGAVALLVLAAQLAPFVSDERPGGPQWSWLIYLPVLGVSLPVLWLRRAPFVVLMVTELAAATYSFFPDGPRQPVWYGPLVAMFAVAAYARRWQRITAIVVIACGASILTGSLDTAVRGTLLWTTAYALGRAWAARRAHVDALQERALHLQRERELEAERERSRIARDMHDILGHAVAVMIAQAEAGPVTIRQGPERTEAAFDAIASAGRDAMVQLRGILGVLDEGAQSRTRPPQASLAGVPELVERVSRSGGVAATVRESGTGGTLTAEAEVAAYRIVQEALTNVVKHARASTATVSLDWREGDLFLTVTDDGQGDTGGTGGRGLAGITQRASGCGGSAQAGPTPHGRGYTVSARLPGRETEMTQ from the coding sequence ATGTGGAGAGGCGCCGATCGGCTGCGCGTTGCAGCCGGGCGGTGGCTGCGGAGGACACCGGTGCCGGTGGCCGACGGTGCGGTCGCGCTGCTGGTGCTGGCGGCGCAGCTCGCCCCGTTCGTCTCCGACGAGCGACCGGGTGGTCCTCAATGGTCGTGGCTGATCTACCTGCCGGTGCTGGGTGTCTCGCTACCCGTGCTCTGGCTCCGCCGGGCACCGTTCGTCGTGCTGATGGTCACCGAGCTGGCCGCCGCGACGTACTCGTTCTTTCCGGACGGCCCGCGCCAGCCGGTCTGGTACGGGCCGCTGGTCGCGATGTTCGCGGTGGCCGCCTACGCCCGCCGCTGGCAGCGGATCACCGCGATCGTCGTCATCGCGTGCGGCGCCTCGATCCTCACCGGATCTCTCGACACCGCCGTGCGCGGAACCCTGCTGTGGACAACCGCCTACGCGCTCGGCCGCGCCTGGGCGGCTCGCCGCGCGCACGTGGACGCCCTGCAGGAGCGCGCCCTCCATTTGCAGCGGGAACGTGAGCTGGAAGCCGAACGGGAGCGTTCCCGCATCGCCCGCGACATGCACGACATCCTCGGTCACGCGGTCGCCGTCATGATCGCGCAGGCCGAAGCGGGCCCGGTGACGATCCGGCAGGGCCCCGAGCGGACCGAGGCCGCGTTCGACGCGATCGCCTCCGCCGGTCGCGACGCGATGGTGCAGCTGCGCGGGATTCTCGGCGTGCTCGACGAGGGCGCGCAGTCACGCACCCGTCCGCCGCAGGCGAGCCTTGCCGGCGTCCCGGAGCTGGTCGAGCGCGTGTCCCGCTCCGGCGGCGTGGCGGCGACCGTACGCGAGTCCGGCACCGGAGGAACGTTGACCGCCGAGGCGGAGGTCGCGGCGTACCGGATCGTCCAGGAGGCGTTGACGAACGTGGTCAAGCACGCGCGCGCGTCGACGGCCACGGTCAGCTTGGACTGGCGGGAGGGCGACCTGTTCCTCACCGTCACCGACGACGGGCAAGGCGACACCGGTGGCACCGGCGGCCGAGGGCTCGCCGGGATCACGCAGCGGGCCTCGGGGTGCGGCGGCTCGGCGCAAGCAGGTCCGACACCGCACGGACGGGGCTACACGGTGTCGGCGCGGTTACCCGGACGGGAGACGGAGATGACGCAGTGA